A stretch of the Agromyces larvae genome encodes the following:
- a CDS encoding MFS transporter — MSTTTQLELSPAQIRREERKVLASTLVGTSIEWYDFFIYAQAAGVVLAPLFLAPLAEANAGLAQIISFATIGISFLFRPLGAVVAGHLGDKFGRKRMLVFTLVLMGLSTSLIGLLPTYAQIGIAAPLLLVFLRILQGFSAGGEWGGAALMAVEHAPKGRRGFFGAYPQIGVPVGMILATFTLWILTSSMSPEDFLAWGWRVPFLLSIVLILVGYLIRRSVEESPVFQELQRRKKESSAPLGQLFKHHTKQVVLTAVIFIANNAAGYLLIAYFATYAVAALGMDRPTVLLATTLASFGWLVFTLWGGAISDRLGRVRTFQIGYLFLALWAIPMWFLIDTADIVWYFVALFVMTFGLGLSYGPQAALYAEMFPAKVRYSGVSIGYALGAILGGAFAPMIAEALMNTFHASWTIGVYIAVAAVVSLVGVSLVKEPKGVDLND; from the coding sequence ATGTCAACGACGACACAGCTCGAGCTGTCTCCAGCCCAGATCAGACGCGAAGAACGCAAGGTCCTCGCGTCGACCCTCGTCGGCACCTCGATCGAGTGGTACGACTTCTTCATCTACGCGCAGGCCGCCGGCGTCGTGCTGGCGCCGCTGTTCCTGGCACCGCTCGCCGAGGCGAACGCGGGGCTCGCGCAGATCATCTCGTTCGCGACGATCGGCATCTCGTTCCTGTTCCGCCCGCTCGGCGCCGTCGTGGCCGGCCACCTCGGCGACAAGTTCGGCCGCAAGCGCATGCTGGTCTTCACGCTCGTGCTGATGGGTCTGTCCACCTCGCTCATCGGCCTGCTGCCCACCTACGCGCAGATCGGTATCGCGGCACCGCTGCTGCTCGTGTTCCTGCGCATCCTGCAGGGCTTCTCGGCCGGCGGCGAGTGGGGCGGCGCGGCCCTCATGGCCGTCGAGCACGCACCCAAGGGACGGCGCGGCTTCTTCGGCGCGTACCCGCAGATCGGCGTTCCCGTGGGCATGATCCTCGCGACCTTCACGCTGTGGATCCTCACCTCGTCGATGAGCCCCGAGGACTTCCTCGCGTGGGGCTGGCGCGTGCCGTTCCTGCTGTCGATCGTGCTCATCCTCGTCGGCTACCTGATCCGCCGCTCGGTCGAGGAGAGCCCCGTCTTCCAGGAGCTGCAGCGCCGCAAGAAGGAGTCCTCGGCGCCGCTCGGCCAGCTGTTCAAGCACCACACCAAGCAGGTCGTGCTCACCGCCGTCATCTTCATCGCGAACAACGCAGCCGGCTACCTCCTCATCGCCTACTTCGCGACCTACGCGGTCGCCGCGCTCGGCATGGACCGCCCGACGGTGCTGCTGGCCACCACCCTCGCCTCGTTCGGATGGCTCGTCTTCACGCTGTGGGGCGGCGCCATCTCCGACCGCCTCGGCCGGGTGCGCACGTTCCAGATCGGATACCTCTTCCTCGCGCTGTGGGCGATCCCGATGTGGTTCCTCATCGACACGGCGGACATCGTCTGGTACTTCGTCGCGCTGTTCGTGATGACCTTCGGCCTCGGGCTCTCGTACGGCCCGCAGGCCGCGCTCTACGCCGAGATGTTCCCCGCGAAGGTGCGGTACTCGGGGGTCTCCATCGGGTACGCGCTCGGCGCGATCCTCGGCGGCGCGTTCGCCCCGATGATCGCCGAGGCGCTCATGAACACCTTCCACGCCTCGTGGACGATCGGCGTCTACATCGCCGTCGCCGCCGTGGTGTCGCTCGTCGGCGTCTCGCTCGTGAAGGAGCCGAAGGGCGTCGACCTGAACGACTGA
- a CDS encoding pyridoxamine 5'-phosphate oxidase family protein: MTLTNDAPARRVRRLADRQVTDRDALYRLLDDQLVGHLAAVADGMPIVVPMAYARVGDDLLLHGSTGGGFALRAVETRAPVAFAVTSLDGVVVARSLYDSSMNYRSAVAYGTLEPVDDPTAALDALADRLIPGRGAEVRANTRREVAGTRVLRLALDDVVMKARAGGPSEAPDDGEDRSVWAGVVPLAPAWGEPVASELTPEQTPMPESVVALMRSRARLPTL, encoded by the coding sequence ATGACCCTCACAAACGACGCCCCCGCCCGTCGCGTCCGTCGCCTCGCCGACCGCCAGGTGACCGACCGCGACGCCCTGTACCGCCTGCTCGACGACCAGCTCGTCGGCCACCTCGCCGCCGTCGCCGACGGCATGCCGATCGTGGTGCCCATGGCGTACGCGCGCGTCGGCGACGACCTGCTGCTGCACGGCTCGACCGGCGGCGGGTTCGCGCTGCGCGCGGTCGAGACCCGCGCACCGGTCGCGTTCGCCGTCACCTCGCTCGACGGGGTCGTCGTCGCCCGCTCGCTCTACGACAGCTCGATGAACTACCGCAGCGCCGTCGCCTACGGCACGCTCGAACCCGTCGACGACCCGACCGCCGCGCTCGATGCGCTCGCCGACCGGCTCATCCCCGGTCGCGGAGCCGAGGTGCGGGCGAACACCCGACGCGAGGTCGCCGGCACGCGCGTGCTGCGCCTCGCCCTCGACGACGTCGTGATGAAGGCACGCGCCGGCGGCCCGAGCGAAGCACCCGACGACGGCGAGGACCGCTCGGTCTGGGCCGGAGTCGTGCCGCTCGCCCCCGCCTGGGGTGAGCCCGTGGCATCCGAGCTGACCCCCGAGCAGACCCCGATGCCCGAATCGGTGGTAGCGCTGATGCGATCCCGCGCGCGGCTGCCCACGCTGTGA